From Etheostoma cragini isolate CJK2018 chromosome 17, CSU_Ecrag_1.0, whole genome shotgun sequence, one genomic window encodes:
- the wipf1b gene encoding WAS/WASL-interacting protein family member 1 — protein sequence MPGPPPPPPPGPPPPPTFAVANTEKPNLKRSEQLGRNALLSDISKGAKLKKAVTNDRSGPLLDKPKGGGGGGGGGGGGGGGGGGGGGGGGGGGGGGGGGGGGGGGGGGGGGAPAGLGGLFAGGMPKLRSSANSVKNDSGPSRGPVFPPGGRSSGPTPFGGGGGSAGPPKLPGAPAAVRSNVPDLPKGRPSFSSRQDNPGGPPPPVPSTPRPNQGFQPRGGPPPPSLPGGPRPSPASGPPPPSFSPGRHGPLPPPPVGTATGPRPGFSAPAPPPPNSSRPSLPPTPGGRPPLPDDRPPPPPAPLGGRRPSMPRDMPPLPPSVNSKPSSSVSSSPTPRPSVGGGAPPLPPGRPGPPPLPPSPAGVDDTPRLPQRNLSLNSLGPAPPPGRTGPLPPPPNERPPSLGRNPSSARTGPLPPPPPSGRSVGGGSVRSSPAPSPIGRPGPEPPRGGPGGRPPLPPDRPGIGGAPPPPPPMGNGFQNSHHNQIQDEWESRFTFHPVSDLPPPEPYVPFQKTYPSKIGKTDGRGPGKKERGAPPLPPIPR from the exons gcCAACACAGAGAAGCCAAATCTGAAACGTTCAGAGCAGCTTGGAAGGAACGCTCTGTTGTCTGACATCTCTAAAGGcgccaaattaaaaaaagctgttacCAATGACCGCAGTGGACCTTTACTGGACA AACCCAAAGGAGGAGGCGGTGGAGGCGGTGGAGGCGGCGGAGGCGGTGGAGGCGGCGGAGGCGGTGGAGGCGGCGGAGGCGGCGGAGGCGGTGGAGGCGGCGGAGGTGGTGGAGGCggcggtggaggaggtggaggaggaggggctcCTGCTGGTTTAGGAGGCCTGTTCGCAGGAGGGATGCCAAAACTGAGATCTTCGGCAAACAGTGTTAAAAATG ACTCAGGACCAAGCAGAGGACCCGTGTTCCCACCAGGAGGCCGCTCTTCTGGGCCCACCCcctttggtggtggtggaggcTCCGCCGGCCCCCCTAAACTCCCAGGGGCCCCTGCTGCTGTCCGTAGCAACGTCCCTGATCTTCCGAAGGGCCGGCCAAGTTTCTCATCCAGACAAGACAATCCAGGAGGTCCCCCTCCTCCTGTACCCAGCACACCTCGACCAAACCAGGGCTTCCAGCCTCGTGGGGGCCCACCTCCACCGTCACTTCCTGGAGGACCCAGGCCCAGCCCAGCTTCCGGACCTCCCCCACCTAGTTTTTCACCGGGGAGACACGGACCTCTCCCTCCCCCACCAGTAGGCACCGCAACTGGGCCAAGACCAGGATTCTCTGCACCTGCTCCTCCACCCCCAAACAGCAGCCGACCCTCCTTACCGCCCACTCCTGGAGGGAGGCCTCCACTTCCTGATGACCGGCCGCCCCCACCACCAGCTCCTCTGGGGGGTCGTCGGCCATCTATGCCCCGCGACATGccacctcttcctccctctgtcaACTCCAAgccttcctcctctgtctcttcctcccctACCCCTCGTCCCTCAGTGGGTGGGGGTGCGCCTCCTCTCCCGCCAGGCCGACCGGGCCCCCCTCCTCTCCCGCCCTCCCCAGCTGGAGTGGATGATACCCCTCGTCTGCCCCAAAGGAACCTATCACTCAACAG CCTTGGTCCAGCTCCACCACCTGGTCGGACAGGACCTCTCCCACCTCCACCAAACGAGAGACCGCCATCTCTTGGAAGAAACCCATCCTCCGCACGCACAG ggcctcttcctccccctcctccctcagGTCGAAGTGTGGGAGGGGGCAGTGTAAGGTCTTCACCAGCTCCTTCTCCTATTGGTCGGCCAGGCCCTGAGCCCCCTCGTGGAGGACCCGGTGGTAGGCCTCCCCTCCCTCCAGACAGGCCAGGTATTGGAGGggcccctcctcctccaccacccaTGGGTAACGGCTTCCAAAACTCCCACCACAACCAGATACAGG ATGAGTGGGAGAGTCGGTTCACTTTCCATCCAGTGTCGGACCTTCCGCCACCTGAGCCCTATGTGCCCTTCCAGAAGACCTACCCCAGCAAGATTGGAAAGACTGACGGCAGAG GACCTGgtaaaaaggagagaggagctccccctcttcctcctatACCCAGGTGA